One window from the genome of Candidatus Eisenbacteria bacterium encodes:
- a CDS encoding aspartate kinase, with translation MTTLVQKYGGTSVNGPERIRAVARRIADSRARGASLVVVVSAMGDTTDQLIELAHQVSPRPSRREMDMLLSTGERVSMALLVMALNDLGLEAISFTGSQSGILTNESHSHARIVSLTPGRIRAELERGRVVIVAGFQGVSPVTKEITTLGRGGSDTTAVALAAALAPARCEIYTDVDGVFTADPRVVPEARRIARLSFRACSALAHAGGQVLHARCVDLAARERVPLAVRSSFTDTPGTEIVPSEPVEATVEQPRVEAIAHRTGVSIVLAEGNSGGRGESRGILEAVAGRFPALGLVAHEQAGDEHAALVWVGAREDAEALEACFRELRGPGGEWRLDVQHDCAFVTLVGFGLGAAEAARAEAALEKAGVPIVALRVTACGLVFRVPNDRCETAVRALHAALIG, from the coding sequence GTGACGACCCTCGTTCAGAAGTACGGCGGCACCTCGGTCAACGGGCCGGAGCGCATCCGCGCCGTCGCGCGTCGGATCGCCGACTCGCGCGCGCGCGGCGCTTCGCTCGTGGTGGTCGTCTCGGCCATGGGAGACACCACCGACCAGCTCATCGAGCTCGCGCACCAGGTGTCGCCGCGGCCGAGCCGCCGCGAAATGGACATGCTGCTCTCGACCGGCGAACGGGTGTCCATGGCGCTGCTGGTGATGGCGCTGAACGATCTCGGCCTCGAGGCCATCTCCTTCACCGGCTCGCAGAGCGGCATCCTCACCAACGAATCGCACTCCCACGCCCGCATCGTCTCGCTCACGCCGGGCCGGATCCGGGCCGAACTCGAACGCGGACGGGTCGTCATCGTCGCCGGCTTCCAGGGCGTGAGCCCGGTGACGAAGGAGATCACCACGCTCGGGCGTGGCGGGTCGGACACGACCGCGGTCGCGCTCGCCGCCGCGCTGGCTCCGGCCCGCTGCGAGATCTACACCGACGTGGACGGCGTGTTCACCGCCGACCCGCGCGTCGTGCCCGAGGCGCGCCGGATCGCCCGGCTGTCGTTCCGCGCCTGCTCGGCGCTCGCTCATGCCGGCGGCCAGGTCCTGCACGCGCGTTGCGTGGACCTCGCCGCACGCGAGCGCGTGCCGCTCGCCGTGCGCTCGTCGTTCACGGACACGCCGGGCACCGAGATCGTCCCATCCGAACCCGTGGAGGCCACCGTGGAGCAACCCCGAGTCGAAGCCATCGCCCACCGGACGGGGGTTTCGATCGTCCTCGCCGAAGGCAACTCCGGAGGCCGCGGGGAGTCGCGTGGCATTCTCGAAGCCGTCGCCGGGCGTTTCCCCGCGCTCGGGCTGGTCGCTCACGAGCAGGCGGGCGACGAGCACGCCGCGCTGGTCTGGGTCGGCGCCCGCGAGGACGCCGAAGCGCTCGAGGCGTGCTTCCGCGAACTGCGCGGCCCCGGCGGGGAGTGGCGGCTCGACGTGCAGCACGACTGCGCGTTCGTCACGCTGGTCGGCTTCGGCCTCGGCGCCGCCGAAGCGGCGCGCGCCGAAGCGGCGCTCGAGAAGGCCGGCGTGCCGATCGTCGCCTTGCGCGTCACCGCGTGCGGCCTCGTCTTCCGTGTCCCGAACGACCGCTGCGAGACCGCCGTGCGCGCGCTGCACGCCGCCCTGATCGGCTGA
- a CDS encoding GTP cyclohydrolase I, translating into MAGIRPTSDDAAARRAIQDLIRALGLDTAAEPELADTPKRVADLYREAFSGLEPGAEPQVAVFPHEGAGDLVVVRDLPFHSMCVHHFVPFFGRALVAYLPGTKLMGISAAARVLEYYARRPQLQERLGRQVAEHLGRLLAPRGVAVVLEARHLCMEMRGIRKRGLVETRTTLGELADARWAATLQLGPGDRA; encoded by the coding sequence ATGGCGGGGATCCGACCGACGAGCGACGACGCGGCCGCCCGCCGCGCCATCCAGGACCTGATTCGCGCGCTCGGGCTCGACACCGCGGCCGAACCCGAACTGGCCGACACCCCGAAGCGCGTCGCCGACCTGTACCGCGAAGCGTTCTCCGGGCTGGAGCCGGGGGCCGAACCGCAGGTCGCGGTGTTCCCGCACGAAGGCGCCGGCGACCTGGTGGTGGTGCGCGATCTGCCGTTTCACTCGATGTGCGTCCATCATTTCGTGCCGTTCTTCGGGCGCGCGCTCGTCGCCTACCTGCCCGGGACGAAGCTCATGGGCATCAGCGCCGCGGCCCGCGTCCTCGAGTACTACGCGCGCAGGCCACAGCTGCAGGAGCGGCTGGGGCGCCAGGTCGCGGAGCATCTCGGACGGCTGCTGGCGCCGCGCGGCGTCGCCGTCGTGCTCGAAGCGCGGCACCTGTGCATGGAAATGCGCGGCATTCGCAAGCGCGGGCTCGTCGAGACGCGCACGACGCTGGGCGAGCTGGCCGACGCGCGCTGGGCGGCGACGCTGCAGCTCGGCCCGGGCGATCGGGCCTGA
- a CDS encoding glycosyltransferase: MPPTISVIVPTRGRPALLADALASVAAQEPAPLELRVAVDGAPPDVETLPDLPMLAVTVLAVRFGQPGAARNAAARGAVGDVLAFLDDDDRWRPGHLAGLVGAFADPGVGFAWRDAEVIRERVREDGVRESLESVVLAREWDEERMRTDDYLPPSAWGVRRELFERLGGFDESFAASEDWDFALRAAGATRVRRVPGVTVEVRMREQGNASSDFGAVRRECLAKLAARHGLPALSPKTFWEVARELRERR; the protein is encoded by the coding sequence ATGCCGCCCACGATCTCGGTGATCGTGCCGACGCGCGGGCGGCCCGCCCTGCTCGCCGACGCGCTCGCGAGCGTCGCCGCGCAGGAACCCGCGCCGCTCGAGCTGCGCGTCGCCGTGGACGGCGCGCCGCCGGACGTCGAGACGCTCCCGGACCTGCCGATGCTGGCCGTGACGGTGCTGGCCGTTCGGTTCGGGCAGCCGGGCGCCGCCCGCAACGCCGCGGCCCGCGGCGCTGTCGGCGACGTGCTGGCGTTCCTCGACGACGACGACCGCTGGCGGCCGGGACATCTCGCGGGGCTCGTCGGCGCGTTCGCCGACCCCGGGGTGGGCTTCGCCTGGCGCGATGCGGAGGTGATCCGCGAACGCGTGCGCGAGGACGGAGTGCGCGAGAGCCTCGAATCGGTGGTGCTGGCGCGGGAGTGGGACGAGGAGCGGATGCGGACCGACGACTACCTTCCGCCGAGCGCCTGGGGCGTCCGGCGCGAGCTGTTCGAGCGGCTCGGGGGCTTCGACGAGTCGTTCGCCGCGAGCGAGGACTGGGACTTCGCGCTGCGCGCCGCGGGCGCGACCCGGGTGCGCCGCGTTCCCGGCGTGACGGTCGAGGTCCGGATGCGCGAGCAGGGCAACGCCTCCTCGGACTTCGGGGCCGTGCGCCGCGAGTGTCTGGCGAAACTGGCGGCGAGGCACGGGCTGCCGGCGCTGTCACCCAAGACATTCTGGGAAGTCGCTCGCGAGCTGCGGGAGCGCCGGTGA
- a CDS encoding NAD(P)/FAD-dependent oxidoreductase, giving the protein MRDLLIVGAGPAGISAALWARSFGLDVGLVDAAPTPGGQLHRVHFHPPAVPGFEAGDGPALAAACTRQLDRAEVTWRGGFEATSLRAAGEGEPWPHVSFGGGEALPARAVLVATGVRRRRLGVPGEREFEGRGVSFSATRDQARLAGHPVVVVGGGDAAFENALLLAATGSEVDLVVRREPRARPEFRERVAAEARIRLHTGRRVTAILGGDSVTSVRLEADGAASDLATRGVVIKIGVLPNSEWCRGVLKTDADGYVLTDARLGTSAAGIWAAGDIVRPSPPSIAVAMGQGAQAAAAIHRELRGG; this is encoded by the coding sequence GTGAGGGACCTGCTGATCGTCGGAGCGGGGCCCGCCGGCATCTCGGCGGCGCTGTGGGCGCGCTCGTTCGGGCTCGACGTCGGCCTGGTGGACGCCGCGCCGACGCCGGGCGGGCAGCTGCACCGGGTGCACTTCCACCCGCCGGCGGTGCCCGGCTTCGAGGCGGGGGACGGACCGGCGCTCGCGGCCGCCTGCACCCGGCAGCTGGACCGCGCGGAAGTGACCTGGCGCGGCGGTTTCGAAGCGACCTCCCTGCGAGCGGCCGGAGAAGGCGAACCCTGGCCGCACGTGTCGTTCGGCGGCGGCGAGGCGCTGCCCGCCCGCGCGGTGCTGGTCGCGACGGGCGTGCGTCGCCGCCGACTCGGCGTACCGGGCGAGCGCGAGTTCGAGGGGCGAGGGGTGTCCTTCTCGGCGACGCGTGATCAGGCGCGACTGGCCGGCCATCCCGTCGTGGTGGTCGGAGGCGGCGACGCGGCGTTCGAGAACGCGCTCCTGCTCGCCGCCACCGGCAGCGAGGTGGACCTGGTGGTTCGCCGTGAGCCGCGCGCACGGCCGGAGTTCCGCGAACGGGTCGCCGCCGAAGCGCGCATCCGCCTGCACACGGGCCGTCGCGTCACGGCGATCCTCGGCGGCGATTCGGTCACCTCCGTCCGTCTCGAGGCCGACGGCGCCGCCTCCGATCTCGCGACCCGCGGCGTCGTGATCAAGATCGGGGTGCTGCCCAACAGCGAATGGTGCCGCGGCGTCCTGAAGACGGACGCGGACGGCTACGTGCTGACGGACGCACGGCTCGGGACTTCGGCGGCGGGCATCTGGGCCGCCGGCGACATCGTCCGCCCTTCGCCCCCGAGCATCGCGGTCGCGATGGGGCAGGGCGCCCAGGCGGCGGCCGCCATCCACCGTGAGCTTCGCGGCGGCTGA
- a CDS encoding DUF4301 family protein, protein MTSRGSRFSDADREDLAARGIPPHEADRQLELLARPRGYSDLVRPCTPGDGLVRLDEARLAAAIHGHESAAGRGAVSTFVPASGAATRMFHELLAALSSGGPLAPGATQAAASAGDAPSRAVVAFVEGLPRFAFHDSLASALAAGGASLDRLREAGPWRPLLEALLEPRGLDYARLPKGLLEFHRDPEPPHGARTAFAEHLEEALLLTRDHSGRCRAHFTVSPEHRGRFVELLASLAPGLERASGARLDVTFSQQQPATDTLAGDPGGGPFRDGSGRLVLRPAGHGALLPNLEATGGDIVFVKNVDNVATGRRRAESLRWARALCGVAAELRSRSEVLRARLADGPDADAEADALAFVREGLGEPEPPAGRSALAAWLDRPLRVCGMVRNTGEPGGGPYWVRDAGGRISRQIVESVQVDPGSPAQQAIVARATHFNPVFFACSLRRADGGAFRLADYVDPSTAMVARKSAGGRELLALERPGLWNGAMADWITVFVEVPLEVFSPVKTVFDLLRPEHQDERG, encoded by the coding sequence ATGACGAGCCGCGGTTCCCGCTTCAGCGACGCCGATCGCGAGGATCTCGCCGCGCGCGGAATCCCGCCGCACGAGGCGGACCGCCAGCTCGAGTTGCTCGCCCGTCCTCGGGGCTACTCCGATCTGGTGCGCCCGTGCACGCCGGGAGACGGCCTGGTGCGCCTCGACGAAGCGCGCCTCGCCGCCGCGATCCACGGGCACGAGTCGGCGGCGGGCCGGGGCGCCGTCTCGACGTTCGTGCCGGCCTCCGGAGCCGCCACGCGCATGTTCCACGAACTGCTTGCCGCGCTCTCGAGCGGCGGGCCGCTCGCGCCCGGCGCGACCCAGGCGGCCGCGTCGGCCGGCGACGCGCCGTCGCGCGCCGTGGTGGCGTTCGTCGAGGGCCTGCCGCGCTTCGCGTTCCACGATTCGCTCGCTTCGGCGCTCGCCGCGGGCGGCGCCTCGCTCGATCGCCTGCGCGAAGCCGGGCCGTGGCGGCCGCTGCTCGAAGCGCTGCTCGAACCGCGGGGGCTCGACTACGCACGGCTGCCCAAGGGGTTGCTCGAGTTCCATCGCGATCCGGAGCCGCCGCACGGCGCGCGGACCGCCTTCGCCGAGCACCTCGAGGAAGCGCTCCTGCTCACGCGCGATCATTCCGGACGCTGCCGCGCGCACTTCACCGTGTCGCCGGAACATCGCGGGCGCTTCGTCGAACTGCTCGCGTCGCTGGCTCCCGGGCTCGAACGGGCGAGCGGCGCCCGTCTCGACGTCACGTTCTCGCAGCAGCAGCCGGCCACCGACACGCTCGCGGGCGACCCTGGCGGCGGGCCGTTTCGCGACGGAAGCGGTCGGCTGGTGCTGCGGCCGGCCGGTCACGGGGCGCTGCTCCCGAACCTCGAGGCGACGGGCGGCGACATCGTGTTCGTGAAGAACGTGGACAACGTCGCCACCGGCCGCCGGCGCGCGGAATCCCTGCGCTGGGCCCGCGCCCTCTGCGGCGTCGCCGCGGAACTGCGCTCGCGGTCGGAAGTCCTGCGGGCCCGGCTCGCGGACGGGCCCGATGCGGACGCCGAGGCGGACGCGCTCGCGTTCGTGCGCGAAGGGCTGGGCGAGCCCGAGCCGCCGGCCGGGCGTTCCGCGCTCGCGGCCTGGCTCGACCGCCCGCTGCGCGTGTGCGGGATGGTGCGGAACACGGGCGAGCCCGGTGGCGGGCCCTACTGGGTGCGGGACGCGGGCGGCCGGATCTCGAGGCAGATCGTCGAGTCCGTGCAGGTGGACCCGGGTTCACCCGCGCAGCAGGCGATCGTCGCGCGCGCCACCCACTTCAACCCGGTGTTCTTCGCCTGCTCGCTGCGCCGCGCCGACGGCGGCGCCTTCCGGCTCGCCGACTACGTGGATCCCTCGACGGCCATGGTCGCGCGCAAGAGCGCGGGCGGGAGGGAACTGCTGGCGCTCGAGCGGCCGGGACTGTGGAACGGCGCGATGGCGGACTGGATCACGGTGTTCGTCGAGGTGCCGCTCGAGGTCTTCAGCCCGGTGAAGACAGTCTTCGACCTGCTGCGCCCCGAGCACCAGGACGAGCGCGGGTGA
- the msrB gene encoding peptide-methionine (R)-S-oxide reductase MsrB gives MLAVALLTLSTGAPAASPPTAPTRPGPGRVVHSDAEWKRLLTPGQYDVLRRAGTERAFSGALWNEHRRGRYLCAGCGLELFDSSAKFDSGTGWPSFWRAAREANVHRTADPSFGMQRIALECARCGGHLGHVFDDGPEPTGLRYCINSAALTFVPAK, from the coding sequence ATGCTGGCCGTTGCCCTGCTCACGCTCTCGACCGGCGCGCCTGCCGCGAGCCCCCCCACCGCCCCGACCCGCCCGGGTCCCGGTCGCGTCGTGCATAGCGACGCCGAATGGAAACGCCTGCTGACGCCCGGGCAGTACGACGTGCTGCGCCGGGCGGGCACCGAGCGGGCCTTCTCGGGCGCGCTGTGGAACGAGCATCGCCGCGGGCGCTACCTTTGCGCGGGCTGCGGGCTCGAGCTGTTCGACTCCTCGGCGAAGTTCGACTCGGGCACGGGCTGGCCGAGCTTCTGGCGGGCGGCCCGGGAAGCGAACGTGCACCGCACGGCCGACCCGAGCTTCGGCATGCAGCGCATCGCCCTCGAGTGCGCGCGCTGCGGCGGCCACCTCGGCCACGTGTTCGACGACGGGCCCGAGCCGACCGGGCTGCGCTACTGCATCAACTCGGCCGCGCTCACCTTCGTGCCGGCGAAGTAG
- a CDS encoding HD domain-containing protein, whose product MDPRLPLLQTVRALTSVIDASDPFTRGRSLRISRFVVRVARELGVPEAELVDVEFGALLHDLGRNAILHDVIQSPRPLDAGERAVVQTHPTIGRDMIKDIPGLEAAAEIVWTHHERPDGAGYPRNLAADQIPIGARVIMVCAAYDAMTEDRPYRRGLSSRAACEELRRCAGQQFFPDVVNAFVQLHDSGRLWEAFTRTELEIWVRRGDLAAA is encoded by the coding sequence ATGGACCCGCGTCTACCGCTGCTGCAGACGGTGCGCGCGCTGACTTCGGTCATCGACGCCTCGGACCCGTTCACGCGCGGCCGCTCGCTCCGCATTTCGCGCTTCGTCGTGCGCGTCGCCCGCGAGCTGGGCGTGCCCGAGGCCGAACTCGTGGACGTCGAGTTCGGCGCGCTGCTGCACGACCTGGGTCGCAACGCCATTCTCCACGACGTCATCCAGAGCCCGCGGCCGCTGGACGCGGGCGAACGCGCGGTCGTCCAGACGCATCCCACCATCGGCCGCGACATGATCAAGGACATTCCCGGCCTGGAAGCGGCCGCCGAGATCGTCTGGACGCACCACGAGCGGCCCGACGGCGCCGGCTACCCCCGCAACCTCGCCGCCGACCAGATCCCGATCGGCGCCCGCGTCATCATGGTGTGCGCGGCCTACGACGCGATGACCGAGGACCGCCCCTACCGGCGCGGCCTGTCGTCGCGGGCCGCGTGCGAGGAACTGCGCCGCTGCGCCGGACAGCAGTTCTTTCCCGACGTGGTCAACGCGTTCGTGCAGCTGCACGACAGCGGCCGGCTGTGGGAGGCGTTCACCCGCACCGAACTGGAAATCTGGGTTCGGCGCGGAGACCTCGCCGCCGCCTGA